The DNA region GGAGGTCAccactgctccctgccctgggatccACTGTGGGGCTGTAGTTTGGTGGGGAAGGGTGCTGTGGTGATTATTGCAATACCCAGTGCTGggctctggccaggagctgtgctccatggcagggcagagccccaaACAGCAGTGGAGGCTGGCCCTCCACTCACACCGTTCTCATTGTGGCTGCAGTCAGAGAGCCCGAAGGATGCAGCATCTGCACCCCCCAAAGCTGAGCCCCCGAAGGCTGAACCCCCAAAACCTGAGCCTGTGAAGAGCCCCGAGCCCGCGAAGAGCCCCGAGCCACCTCCTGGCAGAGGGAAGAGCCCGGAGCCGGTGCTGAACGGGGCAGCAGAGAACGGGCTGGAGGGCGCAGCCCCCGAGGCACAGGGCGATGACGGCCAGGGGCTGTCCCGCCGCAAGGTGGTGCGGGTGGTGCGCAAGGTGGTGCGCAAAGTCCTGCCCGGGGAGGACGCTGGCactgccaaggagccaggccGAGATGCCAAGTCTCCTGAGCCGGTGCCACCCCcgaggaaggaggaaggagggcGTGCTGCCgtcccagctcccccagccccgccaCCTCCCCCCGCCGTGCTGcccgcagcccctgccaagCCGGAGCCCAGGGATGAGATCTCAGAGGGGCTCAAAACCCTCATGGCCAAGGGCAAAACCAAGGAGCACCGGCCGCGGCTCCGGccaggggacaggcaggagaaGCCCCGTGAGCCTGCTGGTGGGGACACAAAGCTGTCCCCGTCCCCGGGCGCTGAAGCCAAGCCAGAGCCACCAGTGCAGCTTTCAGGAGGGAAAGCGGAGCCGGCAAAGGCGTCTGCTCAGAAACCCACAGCCCTGGAGAGGCACAAGGTACCGGTGTGTGCAAAACAGGGGATGCTCTGACCCCCAGTGCAGCATGGTGTGAGCTCACCTGCATGGTTTGCAGTGGTTTTCAGATGTGTGGTGCGGGTGGGAATCACTTTTTTGgggcagctgtgtgtgctgtagCCACTCCATCACGCTGCCCCTTGTCTCCCCTCCATTTCATGTGGagaagaagctgcagaccaGCGAGAAGCGGCAGACCCCTGTGAAAAATGCCCCGGCTGCCCCCCAGCAGGTGTGTAGGATGGTGACACAGGTCCCTGGACACTGTGGGTACACACTGGTACCCAGCTGTGCCTTCACCCTGGGACCCGCCCCAAGCACTgatgggctgcagggctgggagggccTTTGCAATGGCCCTGCTGGTGCCCatgtgccagggctgtgaggGCTGTGGGACAGCTGGCCTGGAGCTAATGGTGCTCTGCCTCCAGGCTGCCCCAGGCCCTGCttcccctggccctgcttccCCTGGCCCTGCGTCCGTGCTGAGCCCATCTGAGGAGGCGCAGCTCCGGCTGGAGAGGATCTTCACCACTTCTGTAACTCCAGAGGTGTTGGTGCTTGCGTGTTGCACTCTCAGGGATGGGGAGGCATGGGcagcctgtggctgccccagaTATGCCATGTGCTCTGCACACAGTGACTGTACCCCTGTGTCTGGCTGCCAACCCCATGGTCCATCTGtgggtgacactggcagcagggAATGGATGACCAGGGCTGTTGGTGGGTTTGGGAATCGTTGCCCAGactgtgctggggatggggaactgcctgcatccctgcaggtgctgaAGCACACTGTGGTGGCTGGGATGGATGAtgtcctggtgctgctgtgtgatCATGGCCATGCCGGGGCCCTGTGGCTTGTCAGGGTGCTGCTTCTGCTCTCTGCCTCTCACCccctctcttctttctctcctcCTTCCTTGCTGCCGTTAGCTGGACCCCGCCGCCTCCGCCTCGGCACCCAGCCAGGTACTGTACCCCCGTCCTCAGGAGCCCTCTGCCTCCACCAGCGACCCCCTGCCATCCTCTGTGTGCCTCTGGGCTGGCGTCTGCGCCCGCGCCTCCTGCTGGAGTGTAAGGCTtcccccatcccaccctgctccGTGGGCTGCCATGGGGCCAGCGGGGCAGCCGGGGCTGGGTGCCTCTCCCCACCCCAGCGAGGTCATTCGGGAAGCCAGACGTCCCAGGAGGGTGCCCTCAgtggagggggcacagctggagcgGGCAGGGGTGTGGAGCAGGGTGTGAGGGGGCATAGTGCTGGCATAGGCAGGATGCATGGCTCGTGCCGGAGCAGCTGTGGCACGTggtgctggcagagctcagagcgGGGTCAATGCAGTGACCCCCAGCCCCACGGCTTTGGCAGCACGGCCTTGTGGGTAGTGTACTTccaccctgctgcccacagtggTGGCCGTGGCATGAGGAGTGCCCACAGGGCTTGGCACAGCGGTGCTTTGCCCCTGCTTGCTCCCCATCTCCTCTTTCCGTGCTGTGTGcggggcagggctgagcccttCTCGCCTTCAGCGCCTCTCTCGGCCTCGCCAGGGTCCAGCGGACGATGCGCCGGCAGCTCCCCTCGGCCccgtccctgctgcagctcaggtttGGCTTTGGAGCTCGTCCTGCTCTCCTGTGCCAGGGACATCCCCGCTGTGCTGGCCACCAGCCTGGCATTTCCCATGGCAGAGTCCTGTGCCACGTCCTGTGTCATTCCATTATGTGCCTCAGTGTGTCCTGTGTCCCTACAGCATGTCCTTGCAGcatgtcccatgtccccataGCATGTCTGGTGTCCCTGCATCCTGACATGTAGCTGGCTGCTCTCAGGGCTGTGGTTTGGGAGCTTGGCCCCTCTAGGTTCACCCGAGGTGGCTGTAATGGGTGTTCCTGTGGGTCACTGTGTCTTTATGTCTGCCCCAAGCTGTGGCAGGGCCCTGGTGgtctctgcagccctgcaccCACTGGGATCCCCAGCGGGCAAAGTGGGGACATACTGGGAGGGTTTGTGCCTTGTGGAGGTGGCCTGGCTGTACAGTACGTGCCCCTGTGGTCAgtcagccctgctccctccagccccagggatgaGGGGAGGGGgtgaggcagggcaggggacaggtcACCACAGCCTCTCCACATCTGCTGTCCCACAGGCCAAGACAGAGGAGCAGATAGCAGCTGAGGAGGCCTGGTACGAGACCGAGAAGGTGTGGCTGGTGCACAGAGATGGCTTCTCCTTGGGtgagcactgctgggacacagcacccCGTCCTTTCTGTGGCACAGTGAGCCCCCCCTGACccccctgcagtgtccctggggGCTGCCAGCCCGGCCCCTCTGAGTGCCCCGTGCCCCTCACAGGCAGCCAGCTGCGGCCGGAGGCGGGCAGTCCCCTGCCTGAGGGCAAGGTGAAGGTGAAACTGGACCACGATGGAGCCGTCCTGGAGGTGGAGGAGGACGATGTGGAGAAGGtagggctgcggggcgggggcCGGCAGGGCCGATCCCCATTCCCCGCCTGACCCGCCCCATCTCAACCTCGCTGCCAGGCAAACCCCCCGTCCTGTGACCGTGTCGAGGACCTCGCCAGCCTCCTCTACCTCAATGAGTCCAGCACGCTGCACACGCTGCGCCAGCGCTACGGCGGCAACCTCCTGCACACCTACGCCGGGCCCACCATGGTCATCATCAACCCGCTGAGCTCCCCCTCCATGTACTCCGAGAAGGTGACGCTGCTCTGGGGGCACACCAGAGGGGACACGCAGCTGGCACCGCACAGAGGGGGCAGTGAGGATGGCAGGGTGCTGACCCTTGCCCGtttcccctcgctgtccccacCAGGTGATGCACATGTTCAAGGGGTGCCGCAGGGAGGACACGTCCCCGCACATCTACGCGGTGGCGCAGGTGGCGTACCGCAGCATGCTGATGAGCCGCCAGGACCAGGCCATCGTCCTGCTGGGCGCCAGCGGCAGCGGCAAAACCACCAACTGCCAGCACCTGGTGCAGTACCTCGCCACCATCGCCGGCAGCACCGGCAAGGTGTTCTCTGGTGAGTGCCTCTGTCCTGCCTGCACGCGCCCCTTGCTTTGTCACAGCCCCACGCACGCAGCAGTGGCTGGACACGCGCCATActggctgtcactgtcacaccagTGCCTTTGCTGtgctcctgggggctgctgcagtgcaagggagcagcagcacccgcccagccagctctggccccCTGCccactgcacagcccctgcactgctctgcGTCTTTTCCTGCAGTGGAGAAGTGGCAGGCTCTCTACACCATCCTGGAGGCTTTTGGCAATAGCAGCACTGGCATGAACGGCAACGCCACGCGCTTCTCCCAGATCATCTCCCTGGACTTCGACCAGGCCGGGCAGGTGGCGTCTGCCTCTGTACAGGTGAGGGGACCAGGGCCAGCCCCCAGCAGGGGAGCTAGTCCATCCTTGCCAGCGTGGTTCCCCATGGTTGTGGGATCCAGCCCATCCTCACGGGAatgttgtccagagaagctgtaacTGCCCCATCCCCtgtggcagtgttcaaggccaggttggacagggcttggagcaacctgggataggggaaagtgtccttgcccatggctgGGGTTTGTAACTCGCTgatctttcaggtcccttccaatccaaaccattccatgattctcctGGTGTTTCCTACACTAAAAGCTCTGCCGCAGATCCCCAGCCATGCTTGCAGCActcagcagcctggcatccTGCTCTTGTCCTTGTTCATACCCATCAGATGGGATCCCTTGCTTAGTTAGTCCCAGAATCAGTCCCAAAATGCTGTTTTGAAAACAGCAGAGCTCTTAAAATCCAGGAGATGTACTCCATACTCTTGTAGTAGCATTCACTGAGGAGAGATGTTCATGGGCTGCGTGGGTGATGTTTGCATTCACATGGTGCCCTGCAGTGGTAGGGAGACCCTCACAACTCCATGGGCAGGCAGCAAGGATGAGGCTGGGGTGGGTTGGGGGTCTCAGTGGGAGTGGGGCACTTGGGGACAGTCCCTCACTGTTCCCCCTCTGTCAGAccctgctgctggagaaacTGCGCGTGGCCCGGCACCCGGCCAACGAGGCCACCTTCAATGTCTTCTACTACCTGCTGGCCTGCTCTGACAGCACCCTGAGGTGAGCTGGAGGGGAGGACATGGCCTCCATCTTGGGAGGGGTCTCTGTGACCTCCCCCATGGGGCCAATCGTGGTGTTTATCCCTGCAGGACTGAGCTTCACTTCAACCACCTGGCAGAGAACAATGTCTTCGGCATCGTGCCCCCCTCCAAGGTTGTTGCCATGGGGGGCTGTAGGGGAAGATAGGGGTCTCTGGCCCATTTCACTgcagggggaggcagagctgggctcccAGACCAATGGCTCCTGTTGTTTTCCACAGccagaggaaaagcagaaggCAACCCAGCAGTTCAGCAAGCTCCTGACAGCCATGAAGGTGATGGGCATCTCAGGAGATGAGCAGAAAGCCTTCTGGCTCATCCTGGGGGCCATCTACcatctgggagctgctggggcaacCAAAGGTAACAAGCTGGGAGCCATTAACGAGGGGAGATTTGGGACTGAGGGATGTGAGGGGTTCCAGAGACACCTTGCAAACAGCCTGCAGTGCAGCCAAGCCCTGGGGAGAGGGTGGGAGGCTGTGTCAGCTGAGGGACTGTGCCCTGCCACCCTGAATCCTCTGGGGCACCCAGCTTTTTCCCCATGGTTGGGGTGGTCTCATTAACTGGTGGGGATTGAACATGCCCACACCCTGCCAACCTGGGGGAGTGGGGGCCTGGGTGGGTCGGAGGCAGTTGGGGGGtgtcccccattcccagtgtaACACCTTTCCCTCCATCCTCCTTGCAGAGCCACTGGCAGATGGAGCTGGTAATGGGAGTGgggagggctctgctctggggggTGCCATGCAATGCAGATTTGGGGGCTGAAATGGGGGCTTGGGATGCTGCTGGTGTGCTGGGACCAACCCTGACCCTGGTTGGGTCTTGGCAGCCCCAAAtttgcctgctgctcctgaggagtcccatcccagtcctgTCAGCACCATTGGTGGTGTGggtcagggctgccctggcacacagcactCACCATGGGTGTGAGCCTCCCACAGCACCAGCTTTGCTCTCCATTCCTGGGGATGGCAAATTTGGCTTAGGGGGTGCTCTTCTCCCCCTGTGGCTTTCTCTTTCTGCCTGTGGTGCTGCACGCTGGTGGGAGAGCTGGGCATGTCACCCCAAAATGGGCACCTGGAGCTGGTGGCTGCACCCAGGGGATTTGCAGCCCTGGGGGAAAAGATGATCTGGGGATGAAGAAGGAGAGACCAGAGGGGTCTGGATGCACACTGGGGCGCAGGCTGGCCTGTGGGGTGCTCCTGGGGTGCAGTGCTGGCCCATGGGGTGCTCTCAGGGCACTAGAGGGCAGCAGGGCCCCGCTGCAGCCACCACAGTGAGATGCTCAGGCAACTCTGGAGCCTTTCCATGGAAGCCTGCTATGGGAGAGGATCCCAGATCCTGCTGGGGGGGAGCATTGCTGCTTGGGGTGGGCATGCCAGCCccagtctgtgctgctgctgctgctgaagcctCCCCTGTGCCTCGTGGATGCTGGGAGTGCTCAGAGCTGAGTTACACCAGCCCCACAATCTCCTTGGATCCAAAAGTGGCTCCCAATGCGCTGGGGCAGAGCCGAGCTGCTCCCCAACATTCCCCACGGTGCGGGGGGGCTCAAAGGGAAGGGACCCCCGTGCTGGTCCCGGTTTGTccctgcagcagtgcctggggaggGGCAGGCGTGGCATGTGCGGTGGCGTGGTGGCAGGAGGGTGTCCCCCCCCCGTGCCATCGTGTGCCGTTGTTTCTAACCCGTGTCTCTGTTCGCATGGTGCATGCTGCCCTTTGCAATGCAGACGCCGACGAAGGTAAAGTCCAGTTCTGTTCTGTTCTCTGTGTGTCTCTGGCTTCCCCCTCCCCCGTGCCGCCCTCACCCCGCTtccgtgtccctgtgtgtcaccaTTAACCGGCTCCCACCGCCCCCCAGCgtccgtgtgtctgtctgtgtggcTGTGTCACCCAGCAGGGACATGTCCCCATGTGGGGTGGCTCCGAGCCTCAGAGGTCCCTGGGTAGTGGTGGCAAGGGATCTGTGCTCCACACCAGTGTggctccaggctcagcctgcagcagcacaaagccaTTCACCCATTCTCCTCTTAGACCTCAAACATCTCTGTCTCCTCAAACCCCAAAACGGGTGCTCCCATCATCCCTAACCTACTCTGTGGGTCCCTAAGATCCTCCCAGGCCTGTTTGGAAACGCTCCCCATTTTTAGGGGTGCCCTTCCTGGCCCTGAACCCCCTTTCTCCACCCTTCAGCTGGGAGGAAGCAGTTTGCACGGCACGAGTGGGCTCAGAAAGCCGCctacctgctgggctgcagcctggaggagctctCCTCTGCCATCTTCAAGCACCAGCCCAAGGGCACCCTGCAGCGCTCCACCTCCTTCCGCCAGGGCCCCGACGAGTCTCCCCTGGGGGACAGCGGCACAGGTAGGGTGAGGTGTGGTGGGGACAGCGGGTGTCCCCAAGGGATGCCgggctggggacactcaggCTTGCTTTGGGCAGGTCCCAAGCTGACGGCGCTGGAGTGCCTGGAGGGCATGGCAGCTGGCTTGTACTCCGAGCTCTTCACACTCCTCATCTCCCTCCTCAACAGGTACGTGCTGGGGGGCCAGCAGGAGAGTGGGggtgcctggctgtgcccactgACCCCactgtgtccctctgtgctcCCCCCAGGGCGCTGAAGTCGAGCCAGCACTCGGTGTGCTCCGTGACAGTGGTGGACACCCCTGGGGCACAGAACCCCAAGCTGGCAGGGCAAAGCCGGGGTGCCACCTTCGAGGAGCTGTGCCACAACTACGCCCAGGAGCgcctgcagcagctcttccaCCAGCGCACCTTCGCCCGCGAGCTGGAGCGATACAAGGAGGtaccagggacaccagggctgcCATGGCCTCCTCCACTCCTGCCCTCCCATAGCCACGTGAACATCTCCTATGTGTCCCCCCTGATTTCTTATGCAGTGGTCATTGTGGACCAGTGCAACCAAAGCTCAGTCTCCAGGGCTGTCCAcaggagggctgggctgggaggtggTGGAGTTAGCACTCTGCATCACTCTAAACCTCATCAAGACCAGCACCCTGATGGGCTCATGCTCCCTCTCACTGCTACTCTGCAGTGTGGGTGCTCACCTGCCTCTGTTGCTCTGTTCCCCCTCACCAGGAGAACATAGAGCTCGCCCTGGCTGATGCTGagcccagctcctctggctccATAGCTGCTGTGGACCAGTCCTCACACCAGGCACTGGTAAGCACTTTTCActcttccttccagccacaTCATGGCAGCAGATGGGCACCTTTTTGGCATTTTGGTGGtagaggggaaggaaaggggctGATGGCCATGAGAGCATGGGCGCAAGTTTGTGTGTGCAGCCCACATCTTAGGCAGGGGGCCTGGATATTTCTGGGGTGTTCCAGGTTTCAAAGTGCTCTGGTCCCCAAGGTGCTCATGTTCCTAGTGTCCATGGGTCCCCATGGTTCTCCAGTCCCTGGGGTCTTCCAGTCCCTTCTGGAGGAGGCTGCTGGCACCATCCCTGTGCTGGGtttcagcccagcactgcattTCCCACCTCAGTGAGATGTGCTGCCAGAGTGTCCCATATGGACCCTTTCCCTTCTGGGTCTTCACTAATCAGGAGCCCTCTCCCACGGTGTGACATTGTGTGCTCCCTGGGtggccttggtgccctgtgtcaccccgtgtccctgccttgggggACCCTGGTGTGCTGGGGTGGCTGCCAGCGTGGTGACCCTGCAGGTCCGGTCTCTGGCCCGCACGGACGAGGCGCGGGGGCTGCTGTGGCTTCTGGAGGAGGAGGCTCTGCAGCCGGGGGGCAACGAGGACACCTTGCTGGAGCGGCTCTTCTCCTACTACGGCCCCCAGGAAGGGGGTAAAGAAGGTATGGAGGGGGGCCTGGAACCATGGGGATGTGTCCACTAGACCAGAAACAAGCTCTccagtggaagatgtccctgcccatggcagggagctggAATGGGATGATCTTTAGGGTGCCTTCCAACCCCAGCCATTCTGGGGTTCTGTGACATGCCCCAGTGAAACACtggtccccagggctgtgcccactggTGCTGTGTTTCCCTGTAGGGCACAACCCGCTGCTCCCCAGTGACAAACCCCGACACTTCCTCCTGGGACACAGCTCGGGGACCAACTGGGTGGAGTACGACGCTACGGGATGGCTCAACTACGTCAAGCACAACCCGGCCTCCCAAAACGCCTCTTCCCTGCTGCAAGAGTCCCAGAAGTGAGCAGGGCCCTGGGGTGGGAGCGTGGCAGGGGGCAGAGGTGACCCTGGGGGGTGACGTGCCCTCCGTGCCCTGCAGGAAGGTGATCAGCAGCCTGTTTGCGGGGCGCGGCGGCTCGGCGCTCGTGCTGTCGGGCTCGGTGGCGGGGCTGGAGGGCGGCTCCCAGCTGGCCCTGCGCCGCGCCACCAGCATGCGCAAGACCTTCACCACCGGCGTGGCCGCCGTCAAGAAGAAATCCCTCTGCATCCAGATCAAGCTGCAAGTGGTGAGTGAGGGGGTACCAAGGGGGATCCCCACATCTGGCTGGGGCACCTGGCTGGGGCACCGCCGCAGGTCACCGCTCACCCCGCTCTGCCGCACCCGCAGGACGCCCTCATCGACAGCATCAAGAAGTCCAAGCTGCACTTTGTGCACTGCTTCCTGCCCAAGGCGGGGGCTGGTGGGGACCCCCAGGCCGTGCTGTGCCGGCGGGTGAGCAGCAGCGAGCTGGAGCTGCCGGCAGAGCACTGCGAGGCCGGGCTGATGCAGCTGGACGTGCCCCTGCTGCGCGCCCAGCTCCGCGGCTCCCGCCTGCTCGACGCCCTCCGCATGTACCGCCAAGGTGagccctgccaccagcaccagggCGTGGAGGCCCCAGCTGCGCCTTCTCACTGGAGAGCCAGAGACCCCCAGGAGTCCCTTCAGCGTGTGCCCTTGCTCTGAACTCTGGAGCCTCTCCCCAGGGTGgtcccatccctgttcccccTCCCCTGCTGGGCTGTTATCTGCACTGGGGACAGGCATGGCCTTAATTGGGTGTCTCCCCTGGTGCCGCTGGTTCCTGGCAGCAATCCCATTGGCAtccagcccctgtcccactgGAACGAGAgcctctgggctgtgctcagcaaagcATTTATCGATACATTGGCTGGCCAGCCACCCGGCCGAGGGTTTATCGCTTGGAGGCCGAACCCTTCCTTGCCTTGATTGGAAATCGATGCCACCTGCACACCTCCTGGATCGATGGCCGTGGCCAGCCGCCCGTGCCGGGGTCAATGTTCCCATCAATACCTCATCGTTAATTAAGATATGGAGGCTCAGTGCTGGAGCCTGATGCAGGAGTTGGCTGTGGCTCAGAGTGGAGCCAGAGCAGAACTTGCACAGGCAACGCGTGTCGCTGTTCTCCCCCCGAGGAGGGATCTGGCCGCTTTCTCCTCAGATCCCAGCCAAAACTGCTGGAGGATGCAGCCAAGGAAAGCCTCATGGGGAGGCTGAGGGCATTCCAGCTATGCCTGACCCCATGGGGAGCTTGTGTCACGTAGGGCAACCCTGTCAGCTCTCCCAAAACATGAGCCCCAGCATGTCAGGGCACGTGGGGCTGTCCCTGGCCATCCCCTGGGCATCCACACAGCCCCACTCTCCCCTGCTTCCCCAGGTTACCCTGACCACATGGTGTTTGCGGAGTTCAGGCGGCGCTTTGATGTCCTGGCCCCACACCTGACCAAAAAGCACGGGCGCAACTACATCGTGGTGGATGAGAAGCGGGTACGTGCCCCATGTCAGAGTCACTGCTGTGGTCCAGGGTCCCCTGCACCTCAAAGGGCCTGGCCCTGACacctttccctccctgcaggcagtgGAGGAGCTCCTGGAATCGCTGGACCTGGAGAAGAGCAGCTACCACATGGGCTTGAGCCGGGTATGGTGCCCGACACCACCGGGTGTGGgtgtgggcagggctgtgcgTCATGGCACGGTGGGACAGCAAAAGGGCAGCACTGTTCACTCCCACCCACGGCATTCCTCATGCCTGGGGAATAAAACCCCACAATGGGACAGGACCAGCGGCCGTGGAGGGGAGAGACACATCCCCACCAGCGGGAGGGTGGCACGGTGTGGCCGGAGGGATGCCGGCACCCATCGCTgtcctgctcccctcccacAGGTGTTTTTCCGGGCTGGATcgctggccaggctggaggagcagcGGGACGCGCAGACCAGCAGGAACATCACCCTTTTCCAGGCGGCGTGCAGGGGCttcctggcacggcagcacttcAAGAAGAGAAAGGTTCGTCCCAGCGGCTCTCCCCTCCCCGCTCTGCTGCACAATTTCGCCTAAAATGGGCAGTGCAGCCTTTCTGCGCC from Zonotrichia albicollis isolate bZonAlb1 chromosome 22, bZonAlb1.hap1, whole genome shotgun sequence includes:
- the MYO18A gene encoding unconventional myosin-XVIIIa isoform X17 produces the protein MQGHGLSDALSTEFFPHAVSLRVEWSLFVGQGGHHCSLPWDPLWGCSLVGKGAVVIIAIPSAGLWPGAVLHGRAEPQTAVEAGPPLTPFSLWLQSESPKDAASAPPKAEPPKAEPPKPEPVKSPEPAKSPEPPPGRGKSPEPVLNGAAENGLEGAAPEAQGDDGQGLSRRKVVRVVRKVVRKVLPGEDAGTAKEPGRDAKSPEPVPPPRKEEGGRAAVPAPPAPPPPPAVLPAAPAKPEPRDEISEGLKTLMAKGKTKEHRPRLRPGDRQEKPREPAGGDTKLSPSPGAEAKPEPPVQLSGGKAEPAKASAQKPTALERHKKLQTSEKRQTPVKNAPAAPQQAAPGPASPGPASPGPASVLSPSEEAQLRLERIFTTSVTPELDPAASASAPSQVLYPRPQEPSASTSDPLPSSVCLWAGVCARASCWSGPADDAPAAPLGPVPAAAQAKTEEQIAAEEAWYETEKVWLVHRDGFSLGSQLRPEAGSPLPEGKVKVKLDHDGAVLEVEEDDVEKANPPSCDRVEDLASLLYLNESSTLHTLRQRYGGNLLHTYAGPTMVIINPLSSPSMYSEKVMHMFKGCRREDTSPHIYAVAQVAYRSMLMSRQDQAIVLLGASGSGKTTNCQHLVQYLATIAGSTGKVFSVEKWQALYTILEAFGNSSTGMNGNATRFSQIISLDFDQAGQVASASVQTLLLEKLRVARHPANEATFNVFYYLLACSDSTLRTELHFNHLAENNVFGIVPPSKPEEKQKATQQFSKLLTAMKVMGISGDEQKAFWLILGAIYHLGAAGATKEPLADGADADEAGRKQFARHEWAQKAAYLLGCSLEELSSAIFKHQPKGTLQRSTSFRQGPDESPLGDSGTGPKLTALECLEGMAAGLYSELFTLLISLLNRALKSSQHSVCSVTVVDTPGAQNPKLAGQSRGATFEELCHNYAQERLQQLFHQRTFARELERYKEENIELALADAEPSSSGSIAAVDQSSHQALVRSLARTDEARGLLWLLEEEALQPGGNEDTLLERLFSYYGPQEGGKEGHNPLLPSDKPRHFLLGHSSGTNWVEYDATGWLNYVKHNPASQNASSLLQESQKKVISSLFAGRGGSALVLSGSVAGLEGGSQLALRRATSMRKTFTTGVAAVKKKSLCIQIKLQVDALIDSIKKSKLHFVHCFLPKAGAGGDPQAVLCRRVSSSELELPAEHCEAGLMQLDVPLLRAQLRGSRLLDALRMYRQGYPDHMVFAEFRRRFDVLAPHLTKKHGRNYIVVDEKRAVEELLESLDLEKSSYHMGLSRVFFRAGSLARLEEQRDAQTSRNITLFQAACRGFLARQHFKKRKIQDLAIRCVQKNIKKNKGVKDWPWWKLFTTVRPLIEVQLTEDQIRGKDEEIQQLKSKLEKVEKERNELRLNSDRLESRITELTSELTDERNTGESASQLLDAETAERLRAEKEMKDLQAKYDALKKQMESMEMEVMEARLIRAAELNGELDDDDSGGEWRLKYERAVREIDFTKKRLQQELEDKLEVEQQGKRQLERKLADLQADSEESQRALQQLKKKCQRLAAELQDTKLHLEGQQGRNHDLEKKQRRFDSELSQAHEEAQRERLQREKLSREKDVLVAEVFGLKQLLEDRDSDIAGLTQKAEALEAELQDISSQESKDEASLAKVKKQLRDLEAKVKDQEEELDEQAGTIQMLEQAKLRLEMEMERLRQTHAKEVESRDEEVEEIRQSCQKKLKQMEVQLEEEYEDKQKVLREKRELESKLSAVSEQANQRDFETEKRLRRDLKRTKALLADAQIMLDHLKNNAPSKREITQLKNQLEESEFTCAAAVKARKSMEVEIEDLHLQIDDLAKAKGALEEQLSRLQREKNEVQSRLEEDQEDMNELMKKHKAAVAQASRDLAQMNDLQAQLEEVSKEKQELQEKLQGLQSQLEFLEQSMVDKSLVSRQEAKIRELETRLEFERTQVKRLESLATRLKENMEKLTEERDQRAAAENREKEQNKRLQRQLRDVKEEMGELAKKEAEASRKKHELEMDLESLEAANQSLQSDLKLAFKRIGDLQAAIEDEMESDSNEDLINSLQDMVTKYQKRKSKIDGDSDVDSELEERVDGVKSWLSKNKGSSKTLSDDGSLKGSRSAPPDGPEPEERPVSVLSSLSYRKRPGLKDSIGGLGDEQTLFSALAERPPSPERPPRRAARGGEPRDRAAVIARAFADASGRARQGLDKRWSLSATDVEKASVASAPVSRVSSASWRGLEDGDDGDEGCSVLSFALSSPGSLRSRRGGPEGRPESRLSLARSRLEEADEGSRGQPLLGRSFSVPPRPRSAASEEEEGAGDARPVRHRSYLDPDLEAAIQEVLSYRPLQARGYSSPDSGDDGRSVRSVRSVRSVRSAAPLGAADRPSGSLRRSASALDFSRHTCRCRSSSGSSEEEEEQKKKNSKKRAKKSKKKSKKKKKKQQSSSSESSSSSESSSGSTSSYRSTSSVKKGPRGAGSEEPTRPARGKKEEKQRKKQVDNLMMKYLYRPESD